The Oscillospiraceae bacterium genome has a segment encoding these proteins:
- a CDS encoding ribosomal-processing cysteine protease Prp, which translates to MISIDFFAAQGALTGFSAHGHADTAPYGEDIVCAAVSSACLLTANTITEVLHLPAAAEMKDGFLQLRLSGDTAPAQVLLQGLKLHLSALSEQYPQSIQVLISEV; encoded by the coding sequence ATGATTTCCATTGATTTTTTCGCAGCGCAGGGAGCGCTTACGGGCTTTTCCGCCCACGGCCACGCAGACACAGCCCCTTATGGAGAGGACATTGTTTGCGCCGCTGTATCCAGCGCCTGCCTGCTCACTGCCAACACCATAACCGAGGTGCTGCACCTGCCGGCCGCAGCGGAGATGAAGGATGGGTTCCTTCAGTTGCGGCTCAGTGGGGATACCGCCCCGGCGCAGGTGCTCCTGCAAGGGCTAAAGCTCCATTTGAGCGCCCTTTCAGAGCAGTACCCGCAAAGTATTCAAGTTTTGATTTCGGAGGTGTAA
- a CDS encoding DUF4830 domain-containing protein produces MKVMTVKLNPKTVFGLILVAAGVLVVLLTFLANHVKTGDAAPSAAESAGLTCADVQAGARLLTDMGWQVGDSNQKTITVPRNWDAVYTEYNALQQQQGYDLTPYKGKQVQLYTYEITNYTGYDQGIVADLLVSNGRVIGADLCNTSAKDGFMLGLEKRK; encoded by the coding sequence ATGAAAGTGATGACGGTAAAGCTGAACCCTAAGACGGTGTTCGGCCTGATTTTAGTAGCCGCCGGGGTGCTGGTGGTGCTGCTCACCTTCCTGGCCAATCATGTCAAGACCGGAGACGCGGCACCCTCTGCGGCAGAGTCTGCGGGACTGACCTGTGCGGATGTGCAGGCAGGTGCCCGGCTGCTGACCGATATGGGTTGGCAAGTAGGCGACAGCAACCAAAAGACCATTACCGTGCCGCGCAACTGGGACGCGGTCTATACCGAGTACAACGCCCTGCAACAGCAGCAGGGCTACGACCTGACCCCTTATAAGGGCAAGCAGGTACAGCTATATACATACGAGATCACCAACTACACCGGCTACGACCAAGGCATCGTGGCGGATCTGTTGGTCAGTAATGGCAGAGTGATCGGTGCAGATCTGTGCAACACCTCTGCCAAGGACGGCTTTATGCTGGGATTGGAAAAACGCAAATGA
- a CDS encoding penicillin-binding transpeptidase domain-containing protein, with protein MKMITKRGIFLWILAVAFLFGLGFMTYSLVENGDTWVMKTYNTHIYKNGDLIGAGTIKSADGAVLAETKDGKRVYAEDPTVRKATLHTVGDTKGFISSGIQSVYKADLTGYNLLFGVYSIERYGKGNNMQLTIDSRVCAKAYSLLSDYKAGTVGVVNYKTGDIVCAVSTPSYDMEDEPSDLNTNSAYEGVYINRLMTGLYTPGSTFKLVTAACAIENIPDLMDRTWECTGEYDPGKGEPIRCNGVHGRLTFKQALAKSCNATFAQIAIELGPEKLASTVETLGLTSRVTVSNKLNSEQGRFFLEKSDPDDYVGWTGIGQGDTLLPPIAMLRYMAAIANDGKAVSFNEVNSLASQAGKALNLNITKNETQLLSTETAAQLKKLMRNNVKAQYGEYNYKGLHLCAKSGTAEVDKDTDHNTAWFVGFMDDVDHPYAFVVVVEHGGSGSQTAGPIAGSVLRTLVDKESK; from the coding sequence ATGAAGATGATTACCAAGCGGGGCATTTTCCTGTGGATCCTGGCAGTTGCCTTTCTCTTTGGGCTGGGCTTTATGACTTACAGCCTGGTGGAGAACGGCGACACCTGGGTGATGAAAACCTACAATACCCATATTTACAAAAACGGCGATTTGATCGGCGCCGGCACCATCAAGTCTGCGGACGGCGCAGTGTTGGCAGAGACCAAGGACGGCAAGCGGGTGTATGCTGAAGACCCTACGGTGCGCAAGGCCACCCTGCACACGGTGGGCGACACCAAGGGCTTTATCTCCTCCGGTATTCAGTCCGTGTATAAGGCCGATTTAACCGGCTACAACCTGCTGTTCGGCGTGTATTCCATTGAGCGCTACGGCAAGGGCAACAACATGCAGCTGACCATAGACAGCCGGGTGTGCGCCAAGGCGTACAGTCTGCTCAGCGACTACAAGGCAGGCACCGTGGGTGTGGTCAATTACAAAACCGGTGACATTGTGTGCGCTGTGTCCACCCCCTCTTATGACATGGAGGACGAGCCGTCGGACCTGAACACCAATTCTGCCTATGAGGGCGTGTATATCAACCGGCTGATGACCGGGCTTTATACCCCCGGTTCCACTTTTAAGCTGGTGACCGCCGCCTGTGCCATTGAAAATATTCCGGACTTGATGGACCGCACCTGGGAGTGCACCGGGGAGTATGACCCGGGCAAGGGCGAGCCCATCCGCTGCAACGGCGTGCACGGCCGCCTGACCTTTAAGCAAGCGCTGGCCAAGAGCTGCAACGCTACCTTTGCCCAGATCGCCATTGAGCTGGGGCCGGAGAAGCTGGCAAGCACCGTAGAGACCTTGGGGCTGACCAGCCGAGTTACCGTCAGCAACAAGCTGAATTCCGAGCAGGGGCGCTTTTTCCTTGAAAAGAGCGACCCGGACGATTATGTGGGTTGGACGGGCATCGGTCAGGGCGACACGCTGCTGCCTCCCATTGCCATGCTGCGCTATATGGCGGCCATTGCCAACGACGGCAAGGCGGTGTCCTTTAACGAGGTGAATTCTCTGGCCTCCCAGGCGGGCAAGGCGCTGAATTTGAATATTACCAAGAACGAGACCCAGTTGCTGAGCACAGAGACTGCCGCTCAGCTGAAGAAGCTGATGCGCAATAATGTAAAAGCCCAGTACGGCGAATATAACTACAAGGGCTTGCACCTGTGCGCCAAAAGCGGTACGGCTGAGGTGGACAAGGACACGGACCACAACACCGCTTGGTTTGTGGGCTTTATGGACGACGTGGACCACCCGTATGCCTTTGTGGTAGTGGTGGAGCACGGCGGCTCCGGCTCGCAGACGGCCGGTCCCATTGCCGGCTCCGTGCTGCGTACCTTGGTGGACAAGGAGAGTAAGTAA
- a CDS encoding galactose mutarotase: MIEKTVFGHLPSGEQVDLYTITNSRGASVSLQTLGAGIVRLYMPDRNGNLGDVVLGFDDPALYTDPDLGYQGLVVGRWANRIRGAAFDFQGQTYHTPMNQGQWTLHGGGRMSFHLWQVKDTAENSITFSRFSPDMEDGFPGNFTLQVTYTLTEENTLRLAYRVDSDRDTVANPTNHVYFNLSCNPAKTIEEHVLTVHAHRFTETDDDQLPTGELGDLTGTMMDFSAPHPIGERIDAPFRAVIPGIGYDNNFCLTKANPRAFAEAAVLWEPESGRRLSVWTDLPGVQVYCGGWLKKDGNPGKGDSKVTYRRGVALETQFYPDSLHCPNFPVEFVKAGVPFTTTTEFRFDTK, from the coding sequence ATGATTGAAAAGACTGTTTTTGGCCATCTGCCCTCCGGGGAGCAAGTGGACCTGTATACCATCACCAACAGCCGGGGCGCCAGCGTATCGCTGCAAACCCTGGGCGCCGGGATCGTGCGCCTGTATATGCCGGACAGGAACGGTAATTTGGGCGATGTGGTGCTGGGCTTTGACGACCCGGCTCTCTATACAGACCCGGACCTGGGCTACCAGGGACTGGTGGTGGGTCGCTGGGCCAACCGTATTCGCGGCGCCGCCTTTGACTTTCAGGGCCAAACCTACCACACCCCCATGAATCAGGGGCAGTGGACCCTACACGGCGGCGGGCGTATGAGCTTTCACCTGTGGCAGGTGAAGGACACCGCTGAGAACAGCATCACCTTTTCCCGCTTTTCGCCGGATATGGAGGACGGCTTCCCCGGCAACTTCACCTTGCAGGTGACTTATACGCTGACGGAAGAGAACACCCTGCGGCTGGCCTACCGGGTAGACAGTGACCGAGACACGGTAGCCAACCCCACCAACCATGTGTACTTTAATCTGTCCTGCAACCCGGCAAAGACCATTGAGGAGCATGTGCTCACTGTCCACGCCCATCGGTTTACAGAGACGGACGACGACCAACTGCCCACCGGCGAGCTGGGCGACCTGACCGGTACGATGATGGACTTTTCTGCCCCCCACCCCATCGGGGAGCGGATCGATGCGCCTTTCCGTGCCGTGATTCCCGGTATCGGCTATGATAACAATTTCTGCCTGACCAAGGCGAACCCCAGAGCCTTTGCAGAAGCGGCGGTGCTGTGGGAGCCGGAGAGCGGACGGCGGCTGTCCGTGTGGACGGACCTGCCCGGTGTGCAGGTCTATTGCGGCGGCTGGCTAAAGAAAGACGGCAACCCGGGCAAGGGCGACTCCAAGGTTACCTACCGCCGGGGCGTAGCGCTGGAAACCCAGTTCTACCCGGACAGCCTTCATTGCCCCAACTTCCCGGTAGAATTCGTCAAAGCCGGCGTGCCCTTCACCACCACCACCGAATTCCGCTTTGATACAAAGTAA
- the hflX gene encoding GTPase HflX, which translates to MAYQWTKTDAAAPERVLLIGLDCGDYDAEASMAELERLTDTAGGLVVGHTVQKRPAPEGATYIGSGLVESLAEFCRQNEVDLTVADGSLTPVQARNLERALGTAVIDRTALILDIFAARARSSEGKLQVELAQLQYRLPRLGGQGNSLSRLGGGIGTRGPGESKLESDRRHIRRRITALQRELKTVQERRERMHLRRQKNRALTVALVGYTNAGKSTLMNALTDAGVLVADQLFATLDPTARRLVLPSGRQVMLVDTVGLVQRLPHELVDAFRSTLAEAAWADVILDVCDASDPACNSQMQVTAQVLDSLGCGGKPLLHVLNKCDRVPEEERFPLLGTSVRISARTGEGLPQLLAEIDRLLPGQWARAALCIPFDRGDLTDRLHREGKVLAEDYTPAGTRLQVLADPALLEELRPYFI; encoded by the coding sequence GTGGCGTACCAGTGGACAAAAACAGACGCAGCCGCCCCGGAGCGGGTGCTGCTTATCGGTCTGGACTGCGGCGATTATGACGCAGAGGCTTCTATGGCAGAGCTGGAGCGGCTGACGGATACCGCCGGCGGCCTGGTAGTGGGTCACACGGTGCAAAAGCGCCCGGCGCCGGAGGGCGCTACCTACATCGGCAGCGGGCTGGTGGAAAGCCTGGCGGAATTTTGCCGGCAGAACGAAGTGGATTTAACGGTGGCGGACGGCAGCCTGACCCCGGTGCAGGCCCGTAATTTGGAGCGGGCACTGGGCACGGCTGTCATCGACCGTACCGCATTGATTTTGGATATTTTTGCCGCCCGGGCGCGGAGTAGCGAGGGCAAGCTGCAAGTGGAGCTGGCCCAGCTGCAATACCGGCTGCCCCGGTTGGGCGGGCAGGGCAATTCTTTGTCTCGATTGGGCGGCGGTATCGGCACCCGCGGCCCCGGCGAAAGCAAGTTGGAAAGCGACCGGCGCCATATTCGCCGCCGGATTACTGCCTTGCAGCGGGAGTTAAAGACCGTGCAGGAGCGGCGGGAGCGGATGCATCTGCGCCGCCAAAAGAACCGGGCGCTGACGGTAGCGCTGGTGGGCTATACCAATGCGGGTAAGTCCACTTTGATGAATGCGTTAACGGACGCGGGCGTGCTGGTAGCGGATCAACTGTTTGCCACCTTGGACCCCACCGCCCGGCGGCTGGTGCTGCCCTCCGGCCGTCAAGTGATGCTGGTGGATACGGTGGGACTGGTGCAGCGGCTGCCCCATGAGTTGGTGGATGCCTTTCGCTCCACTTTGGCAGAGGCAGCCTGGGCAGATGTCATTCTGGATGTGTGCGACGCTTCCGACCCGGCCTGCAACAGCCAAATGCAGGTGACTGCCCAGGTGCTGGACAGCTTGGGCTGCGGGGGCAAGCCTCTGCTTCATGTGCTGAACAAATGCGACCGGGTGCCGGAGGAAGAGCGCTTTCCACTGCTGGGCACCAGCGTGCGAATCAGCGCCCGCACCGGCGAAGGTCTGCCACAGTTGCTGGCAGAGATTGACCGGTTGCTGCCCGGGCAGTGGGCGAGAGCGGCACTTTGTATTCCTTTTGATCGGGGCGATCTGACGGATCGGCTCCACCGGGAGGGTAAGGTGCTGGCAGAGGATTACACCCCGGCAGGTACCCGCCTGCAAGTGCTGGCCGACCCGGCGCTGCTGGAAGAACTGCGCCCCTATTTTATTTAA
- a CDS encoding Arc family DNA-binding protein → MAGKIKSLSIRIDEEMLNKLHVVADYEGRSANSEILILIRDAIAAYEKQNGKIEL, encoded by the coding sequence ATGGCCGGCAAGATCAAGAGTCTGTCCATTCGCATTGATGAGGAAATGCTCAACAAATTGCATGTGGTTGCGGATTACGAAGGGCGCTCTGCCAACAGTGAAATTCTCATTCTGATCCGCGACGCCATCGCCGCATACGAAAAACAAAACGGCAAAATCGAATTGTAA
- a CDS encoding FHA domain-containing protein produces MDTILQFLTGVLRYVLPVLALLILAVCVISLFRNRPRVHKMAQLVDQNNGSVMDITHWETSIGKSKANDVVLPLPSVSRFHAVIAKKKDGWMVTDTFSKNGVQVNGVPVDQRAPLADGDILMIGTIPLQFLCKEAISTDDRSQMRTAARQNRGQTVAYGVLVDAETHRPVYIKKQDVLIGRGEDADIQLLSPTVSAHHARLRRTSKGWAVYDLDSHNGTKLNGRFITQPQLIFDEDMLTFGDKVFLFYEK; encoded by the coding sequence ATGGATACGATTTTACAATTCTTGACCGGCGTGCTGCGGTATGTGCTGCCGGTGCTGGCACTGCTGATCCTGGCGGTGTGCGTGATCTCTCTGTTTCGCAACCGCCCCCGGGTGCACAAGATGGCCCAGCTGGTGGACCAAAATAACGGCTCCGTGATGGATATTACCCACTGGGAGACCTCTATCGGCAAGAGTAAGGCCAACGATGTGGTGCTGCCTTTGCCCAGCGTCAGCCGCTTTCACGCGGTGATCGCCAAGAAAAAGGACGGCTGGATGGTAACGGACACCTTCTCCAAGAACGGCGTGCAGGTGAACGGCGTGCCGGTGGACCAGCGGGCACCGCTGGCGGACGGGGATATTCTGATGATCGGCACCATTCCACTGCAATTCCTGTGCAAGGAAGCCATCTCAACCGACGACCGCAGTCAAATGCGCACCGCCGCCCGGCAGAACCGGGGTCAAACGGTGGCCTATGGCGTATTGGTGGACGCAGAGACCCACCGCCCGGTCTATATCAAAAAGCAGGATGTGCTTATCGGTCGAGGCGAGGACGCGGATATTCAGCTGCTCAGCCCCACGGTCAGTGCCCACCACGCACGGCTGCGCCGCACCTCCAAAGGATGGGCGGTGTATGACCTGGACAGCCACAACGGCACCAAGCTCAACGGTCGGTTTATTACGCAGCCCCAGCTGATTTTTGACGAAGATATGCTCACCTTTGGGGACAAGGTGTTTCTGTTTTACGAAAAATAA
- a CDS encoding rRNA pseudouridine synthase, which produces MSERIEKILARELNEPRSRVKTLLQKGQVTVDGVVARAGQQADPDTQEICLAGEPIACRAFVYLMLNKPTGVLSATDGKGEPTVLDLVPSALRRKGLFPAGRLDKDTTGFVLLTDDGAFAHRILSPRSHIPKTYIATLDKPVPPTAAAAFAGGMEMDGKVLQPAQLTILSAHPPRAQVVLRQGIYHQVKRMFARVGCTVTALHRTAMGALELDPTLAPGDCRALTPAEVALLAKDTVQ; this is translated from the coding sequence ATGAGCGAACGGATCGAAAAAATACTGGCCCGAGAGTTGAACGAGCCCCGCAGCCGGGTCAAAACGCTGCTGCAAAAAGGGCAGGTGACTGTGGACGGCGTGGTGGCTCGCGCCGGGCAGCAGGCAGACCCGGACACCCAAGAGATTTGCCTGGCAGGCGAACCCATTGCCTGCCGGGCTTTTGTGTATTTGATGCTCAACAAACCCACAGGGGTACTCTCTGCCACGGACGGCAAGGGAGAGCCGACGGTACTGGATTTGGTGCCTTCGGCACTGAGGCGCAAAGGGCTGTTCCCCGCCGGGCGGCTGGATAAGGACACCACCGGCTTTGTGTTGCTGACAGACGACGGCGCCTTTGCCCACCGCATTCTCAGCCCCCGCAGCCATATTCCAAAGACCTATATCGCCACCCTGGACAAACCGGTGCCCCCTACGGCTGCCGCGGCCTTTGCCGGGGGGATGGAGATGGACGGCAAGGTACTGCAGCCGGCGCAGCTGACGATTTTATCTGCCCATCCGCCCCGGGCGCAGGTGGTGCTGCGGCAGGGTATTTATCATCAGGTCAAGCGCATGTTTGCCCGGGTGGGCTGCACCGTCACTGCCCTGCACCGCACCGCCATGGGCGCGTTGGAACTGGATCCAACGCTGGCGCCGGGGGACTGTCGTGCATTGACCCCGGCGGAGGTGGCGCTGTTGGCAAAAGACACCGTACAATAG
- the rpmA gene encoding 50S ribosomal protein L27 yields MLKLDIQLFAHKKGMGSTKNGRDSESKRLGAKRADGQFVLAGNILYRQRGTHIHPGTNVGIGSDDTLYALVDGTVKFEKLGKDRKKVSVYPVEQ; encoded by the coding sequence ATGCTCAAGTTAGATATTCAGCTTTTTGCACATAAAAAAGGTATGGGTTCTACCAAGAACGGCCGTGACAGCGAGTCCAAGCGCCTGGGCGCCAAGCGCGCAGACGGTCAGTTCGTGCTGGCCGGCAACATTCTGTATCGCCAGCGCGGCACCCATATTCACCCCGGCACCAATGTAGGCATCGGCTCTGACGATACCCTGTATGCACTGGTGGACGGCACCGTGAAGTTTGAAAAGCTGGGCAAGGACAGAAAGAAAGTTTCTGTTTATCCCGTAGAGCAGTAA
- the rplU gene encoding 50S ribosomal protein L21, with product MYAVIVTGGKQYKVSEGDVLYIEKLNAEADAEITFDTVLAVGTDDGLKVGKDCAKAAVSAKVLKNGKAKKITVFTYKPKKDEKRKMGHRQPYTKVEITSIKA from the coding sequence ATGTACGCAGTTATTGTTACCGGCGGTAAACAGTACAAGGTGTCTGAGGGCGATGTGCTTTATATCGAGAAGCTGAACGCCGAGGCAGACGCCGAGATCACCTTTGACACCGTACTTGCAGTAGGCACCGACGACGGGCTGAAGGTAGGCAAGGATTGTGCCAAGGCTGCTGTTAGCGCTAAGGTCCTGAAGAACGGCAAGGCAAAGAAGATCACCGTCTTTACCTACAAGCCCAAGAAGGACGAGAAGCGGAAGATGGGTCACCGTCAGCCTTATACCAAGGTTGAGATCACTTCCATCAAGGCATAA
- a CDS encoding SDR family NAD(P)-dependent oxidoreductase yields MKTAVVTGASGGIGLETARALLADGWQVVCLSRHACPLEGVRSIPCDITDSAQVQAAFAAVDRVDLLVNNAGFGISGAVECTGEAEMRRQFDLNFFAWVTVIQAALPALRESRGRILNISSAAAVFSIPFQSFYSATKAAVESLTCALRSELAPFGITVGALRLGDVKTGFTAARQKSGSGDDLYAGRIARSVAVMERDEQNGMPPAAIAAAVVRAAHKKRLPPVTTVGIKYKLLCGLNKLLPLSAVTALVAKIYIPEK; encoded by the coding sequence ATGAAGACAGCGGTAGTTACCGGCGCATCCGGCGGCATTGGATTGGAGACGGCGCGGGCGCTTTTGGCAGACGGCTGGCAGGTGGTGTGCCTAAGCCGCCATGCCTGCCCGTTGGAGGGGGTGCGCAGCATTCCATGCGATATAACGGACAGCGCCCAGGTGCAGGCGGCCTTTGCGGCCGTTGACCGGGTAGACCTGCTGGTGAATAACGCCGGGTTCGGTATTTCCGGCGCGGTGGAATGCACCGGGGAGGCAGAGATGCGCCGCCAGTTTGATTTGAATTTTTTTGCATGGGTCACGGTGATTCAGGCGGCTTTGCCGGCCTTGCGAGAGAGTCGGGGGCGTATTCTCAATATTTCCTCCGCCGCAGCGGTGTTTTCCATTCCATTCCAGAGCTTTTACTCTGCCACCAAGGCGGCGGTGGAAAGCTTGACCTGCGCCCTGCGCAGCGAGCTGGCGCCCTTTGGTATTACCGTTGGCGCCCTGCGGCTGGGGGATGTAAAGACCGGCTTTACCGCCGCCCGTCAAAAGAGTGGCTCCGGTGACGATTTGTACGCCGGGCGCATTGCGCGCAGCGTGGCGGTGATGGAGCGCGACGAGCAAAACGGTATGCCCCCGGCTGCCATTGCCGCCGCTGTGGTTCGTGCCGCCCATAAGAAGCGTCTACCCCCGGTGACCACCGTGGGCATCAAGTATAAGCTCCTTTGCGGGTTGAATAAGCTGCTGCCCCTTTCCGCTGTCACCGCTCTGGTGGCCAAGATCTATATTCCGGAGAAGTAA
- a CDS encoding DUF1273 domain-containing protein, whose protein sequence is MGCTVFYTGAMGEFDRVFISAVRAAKRRYPALGLRLICVKPYLTNEMNTHKAQYDALYDDVLVPEELVGLYYKRAIPARNRWMVDRSDMVIGYVIRQTGGAYAAVQYARTQGKVVCPVIASDQ, encoded by the coding sequence ATGGGGTGTACGGTTTTTTACACCGGTGCCATGGGCGAATTTGACCGTGTGTTCATTTCTGCTGTGCGTGCTGCCAAAAGGCGTTACCCCGCTTTGGGATTACGGTTGATTTGCGTGAAGCCGTATTTAACAAACGAAATGAATACCCACAAGGCGCAGTATGACGCACTGTATGATGATGTGCTTGTGCCGGAGGAGCTGGTGGGCTTGTATTACAAGAGGGCGATACCTGCACGCAACCGATGGATGGTGGATAGAAGCGATATGGTCATCGGATATGTGATACGCCAAACCGGTGGTGCGTATGCGGCAGTTCAATACGCCCGGACACAGGGGAAAGTGGTATGCCCTGTTATTGCCAGCGATCAATGA
- a CDS encoding helix-turn-helix domain-containing protein — translation MPNRLFQGIINQMREVLDRTIGVVDESGTVIACSELGQIGEARKGIISAGVFSGAQICVDNCTYKAFGNSVHPDYAVFVDGTDDMSKHYADIIAVSLDQIKQNNDEKFDRSNFVKNVILDNILPGDIYIKSRELHFNNDASRVVFLIRVTQDTDVSVYDVIQNFFPDKTKDLVIDINEKDIALVKEVRPNVDSKDLEKLARSICDTLSTEFYCNAVVGIGTRVTGIKDLAHSFKEAQVALEVGKVFDTEKSIISYENLGIARLIYQLPTTLCDMFLKEVFKRGSIDSLDQETLFTIQKFFENNLNVSETSRKLFVHRNTLVYRLEKIKKLTGLDLREFDDAIVFKVALMVNKYLDSSPIKY, via the coding sequence ATGCCCAACAGACTGTTTCAAGGCATTATAAACCAAATGCGTGAGGTGCTGGACCGTACCATCGGTGTGGTGGATGAGAGCGGTACCGTGATCGCTTGCAGTGAGCTGGGCCAGATCGGCGAGGCACGCAAGGGCATTATCTCTGCCGGCGTGTTCAGCGGGGCACAAATCTGTGTGGATAACTGCACATATAAGGCCTTTGGCAACTCCGTGCACCCGGATTATGCGGTATTTGTGGACGGTACGGACGATATGAGCAAGCATTATGCGGACATTATCGCCGTGTCGCTGGACCAAATCAAGCAGAATAACGACGAGAAATTTGATCGTTCCAATTTTGTAAAGAACGTGATCCTGGACAATATTCTGCCCGGCGATATTTATATCAAATCCCGCGAGCTGCATTTCAATAATGACGCTTCTCGCGTGGTCTTTCTCATTCGGGTGACGCAGGATACGGATGTGTCCGTCTATGATGTGATTCAAAACTTTTTCCCGGACAAGACCAAGGATCTGGTTATTGACATTAACGAGAAGGACATTGCCTTGGTGAAGGAAGTGCGCCCCAATGTGGACAGCAAGGATTTGGAAAAGCTGGCGCGCTCCATTTGCGACACCCTTTCCACCGAGTTCTACTGCAACGCCGTTGTGGGTATCGGCACGCGGGTTACCGGCATTAAGGACCTGGCCCATTCTTTTAAGGAGGCTCAGGTTGCGCTGGAAGTGGGCAAGGTGTTTGACACGGAGAAGTCCATTATCAGCTACGAGAATTTGGGTATTGCCCGGCTGATCTACCAGCTGCCTACCACCTTGTGCGACATGTTCCTGAAAGAGGTGTTCAAGCGGGGCTCCATTGACAGTCTGGATCAGGAAACCCTCTTTACCATTCAAAAGTTCTTTGAGAACAACCTGAATGTGTCTGAGACTTCCAGAAAGCTGTTTGTCCACCGAAATACATTGGTGTACCGACTGGAGAAAATCAAAAAGCTCACCGGCTTGGATTTGCGGGAGTTTGACGACGCCATTGTGTTCAAAGTGGCGCTGATGGTCAATAAGTATCTGGATTCCAGTCCCATAAAATATTAA
- a CDS encoding FtsW/RodA/SpoVE family cell cycle protein gives MPKKKTAATKQKKLPRIKPINNFALLMVLSVFQLLSGTAAAGGTGTFEVKVLLCTLALIVLEWLYVSVFYFAMHRRNFELEFIAFFLSGVGITVIGSIKPDDAFKQLLMLIAGVIGFIVLVFLMGDVDLCMRLRLPVAVAAILLLIVNIAIAKVTHGARNWITIFGVTFQPSEFVKVAFIFVGAATLEKIQTSKNLYAFIAFSLVCVGALIVIKDFGTALIFFVTFLIIAFMNSGDIKTIFLALASAAMGGFIVIKYKSYVTARFSVYRHVWEHYNDSGYQQTRVLVGLASGGLLGLGIGAGTTRGVWARTTDLIFGVICEEWGFLFGLLLVLSFVAIAVSALVNSIAARSTFYSIAAVAAAGLLLFQTALNIFGITDVLPLTGVTLPFVSQGGSSMISCWAVLAFIKASDVRTYNYLGGVRKK, from the coding sequence ATGCCAAAGAAGAAAACGGCAGCCACCAAGCAAAAGAAGCTGCCCCGTATTAAACCCATTAACAACTTTGCCCTTTTAATGGTGCTTAGCGTGTTTCAGCTGCTTAGCGGCACGGCGGCCGCCGGCGGCACCGGCACCTTTGAAGTCAAGGTGCTGCTGTGCACGCTGGCGCTGATCGTGCTGGAGTGGCTGTATGTGAGTGTGTTTTACTTTGCCATGCACCGGCGGAATTTTGAGTTGGAATTCATTGCCTTTTTCCTATCCGGGGTGGGCATTACCGTCATCGGCAGCATTAAGCCGGACGACGCCTTTAAGCAGCTGCTGATGCTGATCGCCGGGGTCATCGGCTTTATTGTGCTGGTGTTCCTGATGGGTGATGTGGACCTGTGTATGCGCCTGCGCCTGCCGGTGGCGGTGGCGGCTATTTTGCTGCTGATCGTCAACATTGCCATTGCCAAGGTGACCCACGGCGCCCGCAACTGGATTACCATATTCGGTGTGACTTTCCAGCCCTCGGAATTTGTAAAGGTTGCCTTTATCTTTGTAGGCGCTGCCACGCTGGAAAAAATCCAGACCTCTAAGAACCTGTATGCCTTTATTGCCTTTTCGCTGGTGTGCGTGGGGGCGCTGATCGTCATTAAGGACTTTGGTACGGCGCTGATCTTTTTTGTAACCTTTCTCATTATCGCCTTTATGAACTCCGGCGATATTAAGACCATTTTTCTGGCCTTGGCCTCTGCGGCTATGGGCGGGTTTATTGTGATTAAGTACAAATCCTATGTGACCGCCCGTTTCTCCGTGTACCGCCATGTGTGGGAGCATTATAACGACAGCGGGTATCAGCAGACCCGGGTACTGGTGGGTCTGGCCTCCGGCGGACTGCTGGGGCTGGGCATCGGCGCCGGCACCACCCGCGGTGTGTGGGCACGCACCACAGACCTGATCTTTGGCGTGATCTGCGAGGAATGGGGCTTTCTTTTTGGGCTGCTGCTGGTGCTGTCCTTTGTGGCTATCGCCGTGTCTGCACTGGTCAACAGCATTGCCGCCCGCTCCACTTTCTACTCCATCGCCGCCGTGGCGGCAGCGGGCCTGCTGCTGTTCCAAACGGCGCTGAATATCTTTGGCATTACCGATGTGCTGCCGCTTACCGGTGTGACCCTGCCCTTTGTGAGCCAGGGCGGTTCTTCCATGATCTCCTGCTGGGCAGTGCTGGCTTTCATTAAAGCCTCCGATGTGCGGACATACAACTATCTGGGAGGTGTGCGCAAGAAATGA